A single window of Streptomyces aquilus DNA harbors:
- the rpsN gene encoding 30S ribosomal protein S14, protein MAKKSKIAKNGKRQEIVARYAERRAELKEIIRRPSSTDAERLAAQRELGRQPRDASATRVRNRDQVDGRPRGYFRAFGLSRVSLREQAHAGYLPGVRKSSW, encoded by the coding sequence ATGGCCAAGAAGAGCAAGATCGCGAAGAACGGGAAGCGGCAGGAGATCGTCGCCCGGTACGCCGAGCGACGTGCCGAGCTGAAGGAGATCATCCGGCGGCCGTCCTCGACGGATGCCGAACGTCTCGCGGCCCAGCGGGAGTTGGGCAGGCAGCCGCGGGACGCCAGCGCCACCCGGGTGCGCAACCGCGACCAGGTGGACGGCCGGCCGCGCGGCTACTTCCGGGCCTTCGGCCTGTCCCGGGTGAGCCTGCGGGAGCAGGCGCATGCCGGGTACCTTCCGGGGGTCCGCAAGTCGTCCTGGTAG
- the rpmB gene encoding 50S ribosomal protein L28, translating to MSAHCMLTGARPGFGNRISHSHRRTSRRFDPNIQSKRYWLPSEGRHVRLRLSAKGIKTVDTIGVEAAVARIRARGVRI from the coding sequence GTGTCCGCCCACTGCATGCTGACCGGCGCCCGGCCCGGCTTCGGCAACCGCATCTCCCACTCCCACCGGCGCACCTCGCGCCGCTTCGACCCCAACATCCAGTCCAAGCGGTACTGGCTGCCCAGCGAGGGCCGCCACGTCCGGCTGCGGCTGAGCGCGAAGGGGATCAAGACCGTCGACACGATCGGCGTCGAGGCGGCCGTGGCGCGCATCCGCGCGCGGGGAGTGAGGATCTGA
- the rpmG gene encoding 50S ribosomal protein L33, which translates to MARNELRPVIKLRSTAGTGFTYVTRKNRRNDPDRMTLRKYDPVVGRHVDFREER; encoded by the coding sequence ATGGCTCGCAACGAACTCCGCCCGGTCATCAAGCTCCGGTCCACGGCCGGGACCGGCTTCACCTATGTCACCCGCAAGAACCGCCGCAACGACCCGGACCGCATGACCCTGCGCAAGTACGACCCGGTCGTCGGCCGCCACGTCGACTTCCGAGAGGAGCGCTGA
- a CDS encoding type B 50S ribosomal protein L31, translated as MRKDIHPAYGPVVFRDRAANHAFLTRSTMTSEKTVEWEDGNTYPVVDVEISNVSHPFYTGTARVLDTAGRVERFERRYGRSGERG; from the coding sequence ATGCGCAAGGACATCCATCCGGCGTACGGTCCCGTCGTCTTCCGGGACCGCGCCGCGAACCACGCCTTCCTCACCCGCTCGACGATGACGAGCGAGAAGACGGTCGAGTGGGAGGACGGCAACACCTACCCGGTCGTGGACGTCGAGATCTCGAACGTCAGCCACCCCTTCTACACCGGCACCGCGCGCGTCCTGGACACTGCGGGCCGCGTGGAGCGCTTCGAGCGGCGCTACGGCCGGTCGGGGGAGCGGGGCTGA